Proteins encoded in a region of the Oscarella lobularis chromosome 5, ooOscLobu1.1, whole genome shotgun sequence genome:
- the LOC136186959 gene encoding carnitine O-palmitoyltransferase 2, mitochondrial-like isoform X2: MRCCVRPAKAKSYWKPVSSVLSSVRSSSSSTTNPDDSDLIQESIVPTFHFQASLPRLPIPRLAETKRRYLNAFEPIASSNEEHASATKAIDDFASNEGQRLHEELVERDKANKHTNFITGPWSSMYLRDRRSIMLNHNPFLLMQDDSRPEFRDQLVRAAVLIRSSLRFMNSLRKSVLEPDVFHTQPDKSTTPFFQNFISRVPSSLSWYPAYFLSAFPLDMSQYKNLFSSTRIPQLGRDVLVADEQAKHIVVLKGGHFYAFDVIKTNGTLASTSDIYNQLKSISEDRAPPAVPVSVLTSEERDTWAVARSELEATNKETLNQIDSAILLLCLDDDNVDKFEDAVPSFLRGNGQNRWFDKSFQLILDKSGQAAIHFEHAWGDGISILRYVNDMYKDSLQSTFSPTSIRGGESGEVRRLDFKLDSEVRVAIEKAKKRFDERVAQLSVHHIQYEKFGKKFIKSKKQNADAILQLTLQAAFYAQYGFIPSTYESCSTAAFKHGRTETVRSATMETAAFIKAIQSGNKSQLAELLTKVSAKHSTLTGEAQKGQGFDRHLFALKCLAEEKGLTPEFFQHPSYLKMGHIILSTSTLPPAEALVFGGFAPVTPDGLGVGYGGRDDVLGYGVTAYPTRDPFEYLKNVEKTLDVIYDVLKSIA; the protein is encoded by the exons ATGCGATGTTGTGTTCGTCCTGCGAAAGCG AAGTCTTATTGGAAGCCCGTCTCTTCCGTTCTCTCGTCCGTTCGCTCTTCGAG ctcgtcgacgaccaATCCGGACGATAGCGATCTTATCCAAGAGAGCATCGTGCCGACGTTTCACTTCCAAGCGAGCCTTCCTCGCCTGCCCATTCCTCGACtcgccgaaacgaaacgtcgtTATCTGAACGCCTTCGAACCGATCGCATCGTCGAACGAGGAGCacgcgtcggcgacgaaagcgatcgacgacttcgcaTCGAACGAGGGCCAACGTCTGCACGAGGaactcgtcgaacgcgacaAGGCGAACAAACATACGAATTTCATTACGG ggCCTTGGTCTAGTATGTACTTGCGTGATCGTCGTTCTATTATGCTGAATCACAATCCTTTTCTACTCATGCAGGATGATTCTCGTCCAGAGTTTCGTGACCAG CTTGTtcgtgccgccgttctgaTTCGATCGAGTCTACGCTTTATGAATTCCCTTCGCAAGAGCGTTCTGGAGCCGGACGTTTTTCACACTCAGCCGGACAAAAGCACTACtccattttttcaaaatttcattAG TCGAGTTCCCAGCAGTCTTTCCTGGTATCCTGCTTATTTTCTGTCGGCCTTTCCTCTGGACATGTCCCAGTACAAAAAcctcttctcttcaacgaGAATTCCACAGCTCGGTCGAGACGTGCTTGTAGCGGATGAGCAGGCAAAACACATTGTTGTGCTAAAAGGAGGCCACTTCTACgcatttgacgtcatcaaaaccAACG GAACGTTGGCTTCGACGTCAGATATTTATAATCaattgaaatcgatttcggaGGATCGTGCGCCTCCCGCTGTCCCCGTGAGCGTGCTGACGAGCGAGGAACGCGACACGTGGGCCGTCGCGCGAAGCGAACTCGAAGCGACGAACAAAGAGACGCTCAATCAGATCGATTCCGCTATTTTGCTACTgtgtctcgacgacgacaacgtcgacaaATTCGAAGATGCGGTGCCCAGTTTTCTTCGCGGAAACGGACAGAAC AGATGGTTTGATAAGTCGTTTCAATTGATACTTGATAAGAGCGGTCAAGCCGCCATTCACTTCGAGCATGCCTGGGGCGACGGCATCTCGATTTTGCGCTACGTCAACGACATGTACAAGGACTCGCTTCAGTCCACGTTCAGTCCAACGTCAAttagaggaggagaaagtgGAGAAGTGCGTCGTCTCGACTTCAAATTAGATTCGGAAGTGCGCGTGGCGATtgagaaagcaaagaaacgattcgatgAAAGGGTCGCCCAGTTGAGCGTTCATCATATACAGTACGAAAAATTCGGCAAGAAATTTATTAAGTCGAAAAAACAGAACGCCGATGCAATTCTTCAACTAACATTGCAG GCTGCGTTTTATGCTCAGTATGGCTTTATTCCCTCTACGTATGAGTCGtgctcgacggcggcgttcaAGCACGGTCGAACGGAGACGGTTCGATCGGCAACTATGGAAACGGCTGCCTTTATCAAAGCCATTCAGTCTGGAAACAAAAGCCAATTGGCCGAGCTTCTGACTAAAGTTTCCGCCAAGCATAGTACGCTGACTGGGGAAGCTCAGaaag gtCAAGGGTTTGATCGGCATTTGTTTGCCTTGAAGTGTCTGGCCGAAGAGAAGGGCTTGACGCCGGAATTTTTTCAGCATCCGTCGTATCTGAAGATGGGGCACATCATTTTGTCGACAAGCACTCTTCCACCGGCCGAAGCTCTCGTGTTTGGAGGGTTTGCTCCTGTAACCCCCGACGGTCTGGGAGTGGGCTACGGTGGAAGAGATGATGTTCTTGGATATGGAGTGACAGCGTATCCAACGAGAGATCCTTTTGAGTATCTCAAGAACGTTGAGAAAACTCTAGATGTGATCTATGATGTATTGAAGTCAATTGCGTAA
- the LOC136186959 gene encoding carnitine O-palmitoyltransferase 2, mitochondrial-like isoform X1, with amino-acid sequence MRCCVRPAKAKSYWKPVSSVLSSVRSSSSSSTTNPDDSDLIQESIVPTFHFQASLPRLPIPRLAETKRRYLNAFEPIASSNEEHASATKAIDDFASNEGQRLHEELVERDKANKHTNFITGPWSSMYLRDRRSIMLNHNPFLLMQDDSRPEFRDQLVRAAVLIRSSLRFMNSLRKSVLEPDVFHTQPDKSTTPFFQNFISRVPSSLSWYPAYFLSAFPLDMSQYKNLFSSTRIPQLGRDVLVADEQAKHIVVLKGGHFYAFDVIKTNGTLASTSDIYNQLKSISEDRAPPAVPVSVLTSEERDTWAVARSELEATNKETLNQIDSAILLLCLDDDNVDKFEDAVPSFLRGNGQNRWFDKSFQLILDKSGQAAIHFEHAWGDGISILRYVNDMYKDSLQSTFSPTSIRGGESGEVRRLDFKLDSEVRVAIEKAKKRFDERVAQLSVHHIQYEKFGKKFIKSKKQNADAILQLTLQAAFYAQYGFIPSTYESCSTAAFKHGRTETVRSATMETAAFIKAIQSGNKSQLAELLTKVSAKHSTLTGEAQKGQGFDRHLFALKCLAEEKGLTPEFFQHPSYLKMGHIILSTSTLPPAEALVFGGFAPVTPDGLGVGYGGRDDVLGYGVTAYPTRDPFEYLKNVEKTLDVIYDVLKSIA; translated from the exons ATGCGATGTTGTGTTCGTCCTGCGAAAGCG AAGTCTTATTGGAAGCCCGTCTCTTCCGTTCTCTCGTCCGTTCGCTCTTCGAG cagctcgtcgacgaccaATCCGGACGATAGCGATCTTATCCAAGAGAGCATCGTGCCGACGTTTCACTTCCAAGCGAGCCTTCCTCGCCTGCCCATTCCTCGACtcgccgaaacgaaacgtcgtTATCTGAACGCCTTCGAACCGATCGCATCGTCGAACGAGGAGCacgcgtcggcgacgaaagcgatcgacgacttcgcaTCGAACGAGGGCCAACGTCTGCACGAGGaactcgtcgaacgcgacaAGGCGAACAAACATACGAATTTCATTACGG ggCCTTGGTCTAGTATGTACTTGCGTGATCGTCGTTCTATTATGCTGAATCACAATCCTTTTCTACTCATGCAGGATGATTCTCGTCCAGAGTTTCGTGACCAG CTTGTtcgtgccgccgttctgaTTCGATCGAGTCTACGCTTTATGAATTCCCTTCGCAAGAGCGTTCTGGAGCCGGACGTTTTTCACACTCAGCCGGACAAAAGCACTACtccattttttcaaaatttcattAG TCGAGTTCCCAGCAGTCTTTCCTGGTATCCTGCTTATTTTCTGTCGGCCTTTCCTCTGGACATGTCCCAGTACAAAAAcctcttctcttcaacgaGAATTCCACAGCTCGGTCGAGACGTGCTTGTAGCGGATGAGCAGGCAAAACACATTGTTGTGCTAAAAGGAGGCCACTTCTACgcatttgacgtcatcaaaaccAACG GAACGTTGGCTTCGACGTCAGATATTTATAATCaattgaaatcgatttcggaGGATCGTGCGCCTCCCGCTGTCCCCGTGAGCGTGCTGACGAGCGAGGAACGCGACACGTGGGCCGTCGCGCGAAGCGAACTCGAAGCGACGAACAAAGAGACGCTCAATCAGATCGATTCCGCTATTTTGCTACTgtgtctcgacgacgacaacgtcgacaaATTCGAAGATGCGGTGCCCAGTTTTCTTCGCGGAAACGGACAGAAC AGATGGTTTGATAAGTCGTTTCAATTGATACTTGATAAGAGCGGTCAAGCCGCCATTCACTTCGAGCATGCCTGGGGCGACGGCATCTCGATTTTGCGCTACGTCAACGACATGTACAAGGACTCGCTTCAGTCCACGTTCAGTCCAACGTCAAttagaggaggagaaagtgGAGAAGTGCGTCGTCTCGACTTCAAATTAGATTCGGAAGTGCGCGTGGCGATtgagaaagcaaagaaacgattcgatgAAAGGGTCGCCCAGTTGAGCGTTCATCATATACAGTACGAAAAATTCGGCAAGAAATTTATTAAGTCGAAAAAACAGAACGCCGATGCAATTCTTCAACTAACATTGCAG GCTGCGTTTTATGCTCAGTATGGCTTTATTCCCTCTACGTATGAGTCGtgctcgacggcggcgttcaAGCACGGTCGAACGGAGACGGTTCGATCGGCAACTATGGAAACGGCTGCCTTTATCAAAGCCATTCAGTCTGGAAACAAAAGCCAATTGGCCGAGCTTCTGACTAAAGTTTCCGCCAAGCATAGTACGCTGACTGGGGAAGCTCAGaaag gtCAAGGGTTTGATCGGCATTTGTTTGCCTTGAAGTGTCTGGCCGAAGAGAAGGGCTTGACGCCGGAATTTTTTCAGCATCCGTCGTATCTGAAGATGGGGCACATCATTTTGTCGACAAGCACTCTTCCACCGGCCGAAGCTCTCGTGTTTGGAGGGTTTGCTCCTGTAACCCCCGACGGTCTGGGAGTGGGCTACGGTGGAAGAGATGATGTTCTTGGATATGGAGTGACAGCGTATCCAACGAGAGATCCTTTTGAGTATCTCAAGAACGTTGAGAAAACTCTAGATGTGATCTATGATGTATTGAAGTCAATTGC ATGA
- the LOC136186972 gene encoding tRNA-specific 2-thiouridylase MnmA-like isoform X2, translating into MALRRLSSLRASAEQSVAVAMSGGVDSTVAAYLMLSRGFNVTGVFMENWDEREESGQCTAEDDYAKVKAICKHLGIASKRIRLVKDYWNEVFEVERAISSTWPRMSLTFGAKGTEYPKYRY; encoded by the exons ATGGCCTTGCGACGCCTTTCGTCGTTGCGAGCGTCTGCCGAGCAATCTGTCGCCGTTGCGATGTCGGGCGGCGTGGATTCTACCGTCGCAGCCTACTTGATGCTGTCTCGCG GATTCAACGTAACCGGCGTATTTATGGAGAACTGGGACGAACGCGAAGAATCGGGTCAATGCACAGCCGAAGACGACTACGCTAAGGTGAAAGCGATATGCAAACACTTGGGAATCGCCTCCAAGCGAATTCGTCTCGTCAAAGACTACTGGAACGAAGTCTTCGA AGTAGAGCGCGCTATATCAAGCACGTGGCCACGCATGTCTCTAACGTTCGGCGCAAAAGGAACGGAATATCCCAA atatCGATATTGA
- the LOC136186972 gene encoding mitochondrial tRNA-specific 2-thiouridylase 1-like isoform X1, producing MALRRLSSLRASAEQSVAVAMSGGVDSTVAAYLMLSRGFNVTGVFMENWDEREESGQCTAEDDYAKVKAICKHLGIASKRIRLVKDYWNEVFETFLSQCELGLTPNPDVLCNRHIKFGSFLTELKNAGYSRLATGHYARLDRTTTSMPKLLAARDQTKDQSYFLATVPTSAFANVDFPLGMMFKSDVKDLARRIGLEWVARQRESMGLCFVGRRKFSNFISNYLDEKPGHVVDESGRILAQHSGLFYYTIGQRARIAGLKSAHYVVDKKLEENHLVVAPGRNHPTLHRDVFTVGPVYWQSVEGLRVSDCEVRVRHGAPLVQCSVKEIGNGQFLVSTLEPVWAVTPGQFAVFYSGNTCLGGGVIQSS from the exons ATGGCCTTGCGACGCCTTTCGTCGTTGCGAGCGTCTGCCGAGCAATCTGTCGCCGTTGCGATGTCGGGCGGCGTGGATTCTACCGTCGCAGCCTACTTGATGCTGTCTCGCG GATTCAACGTAACCGGCGTATTTATGGAGAACTGGGACGAACGCGAAGAATCGGGTCAATGCACAGCCGAAGACGACTACGCTAAGGTGAAAGCGATATGCAAACACTTGGGAATCGCCTCCAAGCGAATTCGTCTCGTCAAAGACTACTGGAACGAAGTCTTCGA AACGTTTCTCTCCCAATGTGAACTCGGTTTGACACCCAATCCCGATGTACTATGCAATCGTCACATCAAATTTGGATCCTTTTTGACTGAATTAAAAAATGCCGGCTATAGTCGCCTAGCAACGGGACATTACGCTCGACTTGACAGAACGACCACCTCTATGCCTAAGCTTCTCGCCGCTCGCGACCAAACGAAGGACCAAAGCTATTTTCTCGCGACCGTGCCCACATCCGCGTTTGCGAATGTCGATTTTCCTCTCGGAATGATGTTCAAGTCGGATGTCAAGGATCTTGCGCGACGCATTGGGCTAGAGTGGGTAGCGCGACAGCGCGAGAGCATGGGATTGTGCTTTGttggacgaagaaaattctcaaatTTTATTAGTAATTATCTGGATGAGAAGCCGGGGCACGTGGTCGATGAAAGTGGGCGTATTCTCGCCCAACATTCTGGCTTGTTCTACTACACGATTGGACAACGAGCTCGCATTGCTGGGCTAAAGAGCGCTCATTATGTTGTGGACAAAAAATTAGAGGAAAATCATCTGGTCGTTGCACCTGGGCGAAATCATCCCACACTACATAGAGACGTATTTACCGTGGGGCCTGTTTATTGGCAGTCAGTCGAAGGACTGCGTGTATCCGACTGTGAAGTGAGGGTACGACATGGGGCTCCTCTAGTGCAATGTAGTGTGAAAGAAATTGGTAATGGCCAGTTTTTGGTCTCCACCTTAGAACCAGTTTGGGCTGTTACTCCGGGTCAATTTGCTGTGTTTTACTCGGGGAATACATGTCTTGGCGGGGGTGTGATACAAAGTAGCTAA
- the LOC136186975 gene encoding uncharacterized protein, producing MPWCVSRWHAPLQACSRPSMWCFGERNLRRMVETWHMDVSPNEAFDKIVEAAKKLSQEQHELFEDAEVSKENKDELFLQIFSYTPKCQYLDVVELHLHPGQESGTRVEAISFSSGFWPAWFPCGPIWNMLCCWIPFTDGDLNKKRLEALREAITVPVTSTDNLSKC from the exons aTGCCTTGGTGCGTCAGTAGGTGGCATGCTCCTCTCCAAGCGTGCTCTCGCCCGTCAATGTGGTGCTTTGGCGAAAGAAATCTGCGCAGAATGGTCGAGAC CTGGCACATGGACGTCTCCCCAAATGAAGCTTTTGATAAAATAGTAGAGGCGGCCAAAAAGCTATCCCAAGAGCAACACGAACTGttcgaagacgccgaagtGTCTAAG GAAAACAAAGACGAGCTCTTTCTCCAAATATTCAGCTATACACCCAAATGCCAATACCTGGATGTCGTCGAACTGCATTTGCATCCCGGTCAGGAAAGCGGAACGCGAGTGGAG GCCATATCGTTTTCCTCCGGCTTTTGGCCGGCCTGGTTCCCCTGTGGACCTATTTGGAATATG TTGTGTTGCTGGATACCGTTCACAGATGGCGATTTGAACAAGAAGAGACTCGAAGCGTTGAGGGAAGCGATCACAGTGCCAGTGACTTCAACGGATAATCTCAGTAAATGCTGA